A genomic region of Christiangramia sp. OXR-203 contains the following coding sequences:
- a CDS encoding exonuclease domain-containing protein, with the protein MYAILDIETTGGKYNEEGITEIAIYKFDGLKVVDQFISLVNPEQPIQPFVVNLTGINNDMLRNAPKFYEVAKRIVEITKDCILVAHNAKFDYRILRTEFRRLGFEYERQSLCTVELSQKLIPGQPSYSLGKLVRSLGIPLSDRHRASGDAQATIKLFKMLLAKDVEKDIMKEHVRKEPKKNLDTKLVFILEELPSETGVYYFHNENGDIIYVGKSRNIRKRVNQHFTNDNPKSREMQKKVASVSFELTGNELIALLKENQEIKQIKPKYNRALKRDIFSHALYHSVDEKGYINLKIGKAVNSRDRITTFSSLRSAKNSLTKWVEEYELCERLSGLHGGSGNCFAHTIKSCHGACVEEEQPETYNERVRELIDRYSYENKDMLLVGRGRDVDEKSALLIEDGEFKGVGYFNLNHQINNLDIIRSIITPMNNNRDAEHIIQSFLRKKHQFKIIQLSIHE; encoded by the coding sequence TTGTACGCTATACTAGACATAGAAACCACCGGTGGGAAATATAATGAGGAAGGGATCACCGAAATAGCAATTTATAAGTTCGATGGCCTTAAGGTCGTGGATCAATTCATTAGCCTGGTAAATCCAGAACAGCCTATCCAGCCGTTCGTGGTTAATCTAACCGGGATCAATAATGATATGCTTCGGAATGCTCCTAAGTTCTATGAAGTAGCTAAACGAATAGTAGAAATCACCAAAGACTGTATCCTGGTTGCGCATAACGCGAAATTTGACTACCGAATCCTAAGAACTGAATTTAGAAGACTAGGCTTCGAATACGAACGCCAGAGTCTTTGCACTGTGGAACTTTCTCAAAAGTTAATTCCCGGTCAGCCTTCTTATAGCTTAGGCAAACTGGTAAGATCGCTGGGGATTCCTTTAAGTGATCGTCACAGGGCTTCAGGCGATGCACAGGCCACTATTAAATTATTTAAAATGCTACTTGCGAAAGATGTCGAAAAAGACATTATGAAGGAGCACGTACGAAAAGAACCAAAAAAGAATCTCGATACTAAGCTGGTATTTATACTGGAAGAACTACCTTCAGAAACAGGTGTTTACTATTTCCATAATGAGAATGGAGATATCATCTATGTTGGGAAGTCGAGAAATATCAGGAAAAGAGTAAATCAGCATTTTACCAATGACAATCCAAAGTCGCGGGAAATGCAGAAAAAGGTAGCTTCAGTATCTTTTGAACTTACCGGCAATGAGCTCATTGCGCTATTAAAAGAGAACCAGGAAATAAAACAGATAAAACCTAAATATAACCGGGCTTTAAAAAGAGATATTTTCAGTCATGCTTTATATCATTCAGTAGACGAAAAAGGCTATATCAATTTAAAAATCGGTAAGGCTGTAAATTCCAGGGATCGCATCACCACCTTCAGTTCTTTGCGTTCTGCGAAGAACTCTTTAACCAAATGGGTTGAGGAATATGAATTGTGTGAGAGATTATCTGGATTACACGGGGGCAGTGGAAATTGCTTTGCACATACTATCAAGAGCTGCCACGGTGCCTGTGTGGAAGAGGAACAACCGGAAACCTATAATGAACGAGTGCGTGAACTTATTGATCGCTATTCTTACGAAAACAAGGATATGCTGTTGGTAGGTCGTGGAAGAGATGTAGATGAAAAGAGCGCTTTATTGATCGAGGATGGCGAATTTAAAGGCGTAGGTTACTTCAATTTAAATCACCAGATCAACAATCTGGACATCATCAGGTCTATTATCACACCCATGAATAATAACCGTGATGCTGAACATATTATCCAAAGCTTTTTAAGAAAAAAGCATCAATTTAAAATCATCCAATTATCCATTCATGAGTAA
- a CDS encoding DUF3857 domain-containing protein translates to MSKFFTLVFLLCISFVPAQNSNYSTEDFEVSREDLLATNYALDTTAHAVYIYESGFTEFDPDEDHDLVTNYKAKIKILDKQGIDYATIRVQLGKNRDSEKAMELKDLKAHTFKLVDGRIIKKKVETSATFESEHKFYNEFSFAFPDVEPGDVIQLSYKIVSPFTFNFRTWEFQEDIPKMHSQFTSKIPANYEYHTTLTGGRKLHKHEDKVLEHCISFGITSSMADCVETLYVMKDIPAFIEEDYMTSEDNYIAKIEYELKQVTRTDGFERKYTLTWDDADKEIRTSSNWGKQWNKDNAVKDVLPEAISSLPNTLEKAKKIYYFIQENYKWNGEYDIHGDMNIKDIVDSKSGSVLEINSLLHNVYAVEEFNVSPVLASTRRNGFAPRVHPAISEYNYFFIQLNLDGKEYNLDLTDEQLDFGRLPFRALNTYARKVNLDGASDWMSIEPNDFSNYAFRDSIKVHKDGTASGTSNQHLSGYHAVNFRNKIKENGKDKIFQDLSKAQQFTRSTDITVENLDDVENGLQIEYTLENVSQKINDLIYLNPFSFQFFEKNPFNLDERTYPIDFGYRNAFSYSAEIHIPEGYSVKELPEQKAIRLPGNGGALIFNAVSFSENVIMVQCRMTLSQTLYTPEYYDGLKKFFNELMTVQSQSLIVLEENS, encoded by the coding sequence ATGAGTAAATTTTTTACGCTGGTATTTTTATTATGTATCAGCTTTGTTCCTGCCCAGAATTCCAACTATTCTACAGAAGATTTTGAAGTATCAAGAGAAGATCTACTAGCAACTAATTACGCACTGGACACTACAGCCCATGCTGTTTATATCTACGAGTCAGGTTTTACTGAATTTGATCCAGACGAAGATCACGATCTGGTAACCAATTATAAGGCGAAGATCAAGATTCTGGATAAGCAAGGAATTGATTATGCTACTATAAGAGTGCAGCTGGGAAAGAACAGAGATAGCGAAAAGGCTATGGAATTGAAAGATCTTAAAGCTCATACGTTTAAATTAGTTGACGGTCGTATCATCAAGAAAAAAGTAGAAACATCGGCTACTTTCGAAAGCGAGCATAAGTTCTACAACGAATTTTCTTTCGCGTTTCCGGATGTGGAACCGGGAGATGTCATTCAGCTTTCATATAAGATCGTTTCTCCATTTACATTTAATTTCAGAACCTGGGAATTTCAGGAGGATATTCCGAAGATGCATTCGCAGTTCACGTCGAAGATCCCGGCAAATTATGAATATCACACTACGCTTACCGGAGGAAGGAAGTTGCACAAACATGAAGATAAAGTCCTCGAACATTGTATTAGTTTCGGTATTACTTCTTCCATGGCAGATTGCGTAGAAACCTTGTATGTGATGAAAGATATTCCTGCGTTTATTGAGGAAGATTACATGACCAGCGAAGACAATTATATCGCTAAGATCGAGTACGAATTGAAGCAGGTCACAAGAACCGATGGTTTTGAACGTAAATACACCCTAACCTGGGATGATGCAGATAAAGAGATTAGAACATCCAGCAATTGGGGAAAACAGTGGAATAAAGACAATGCCGTAAAGGATGTACTTCCTGAAGCAATTAGCAGTCTTCCTAATACGCTGGAAAAGGCAAAAAAGATCTACTACTTTATTCAGGAGAATTACAAGTGGAACGGCGAATACGACATTCATGGTGATATGAACATCAAAGATATCGTAGATAGTAAATCTGGAAGTGTTCTTGAAATCAATAGTCTGTTGCATAATGTCTATGCCGTAGAAGAATTTAATGTTTCTCCTGTGCTGGCTTCAACCCGAAGAAACGGTTTCGCTCCAAGGGTTCATCCTGCAATTTCAGAATATAATTATTTCTTCATTCAGCTAAATCTGGATGGAAAGGAATACAATCTCGACCTAACCGATGAGCAGCTGGATTTTGGCCGACTTCCATTTCGCGCTCTGAATACCTATGCGCGTAAAGTAAACCTGGATGGCGCCAGTGACTGGATGTCGATCGAACCAAATGACTTTAGCAATTACGCTTTTAGAGATTCTATAAAAGTGCACAAGGATGGTACAGCTTCAGGAACATCTAATCAGCATTTGAGTGGTTATCATGCAGTGAATTTCAGAAATAAGATCAAGGAAAACGGTAAAGACAAGATATTCCAGGACCTTTCTAAAGCTCAGCAATTCACAAGATCTACAGATATCACGGTAGAAAACCTTGATGATGTTGAAAACGGACTCCAGATCGAATACACGCTTGAAAATGTGAGTCAGAAGATCAATGATCTTATCTATTTGAATCCCTTCAGCTTTCAGTTTTTCGAAAAGAATCCTTTTAACCTGGATGAGCGTACCTATCCTATTGACTTCGGATACAGGAATGCTTTTAGCTATTCCGCAGAAATTCATATTCCAGAAGGCTATTCAGTAAAAGAACTTCCGGAGCAAAAGGCCATCAGGTTACCAGGTAATGGAGGTGCTTTGATATTTAATGCGGTCAGTTTTTCAGAGAATGTGATCATGGTTCAATGCCGAATGACGCTTTCTCAAACGCTATATACTCCGGAATACTACGACGGACTCAAAAAATTCTTTAATGAATTGATGACAGTTCAAAGTCAGTCGCTCATTGTACTCGAGGAAAATAGTTAA
- a CDS encoding ion transporter, with amino-acid sequence MNNKEKLPDWKRKLHEVIYEADTPAGKTFDVAILLVILISVALVMMESVSWMLEKYATEFYIAEWVITVIFTIEYVLRIITINKPKRYIFSFFGMVDLLSTIPSYIGFLFGGANLLFAIRALRLLRVFRVLKITRYVGESQKLVSALKNSKAKILVFLFAVLIICIIAGTLMHLVEGENGGFNNIPLSIYWCIVTLTTVGFGDIAPVTPVGRLIASVIMITGYGIIAVPTGIVSAEYSKATDAPKNTQACPNCNETKHLDDAEYCHSCGYELND; translated from the coding sequence TTGAATAATAAAGAAAAACTTCCCGATTGGAAACGCAAGCTGCATGAGGTGATTTACGAAGCCGATACTCCGGCTGGTAAAACCTTCGATGTGGCTATTTTGCTGGTTATTCTTATTAGCGTTGCGTTAGTAATGATGGAAAGTGTCTCGTGGATGCTGGAAAAATATGCGACAGAATTCTACATTGCTGAATGGGTGATCACGGTGATCTTTACCATCGAGTATGTTCTAAGGATCATTACGATCAATAAACCGAAGCGTTATATCTTCAGTTTCTTCGGAATGGTGGACCTTCTATCTACAATCCCTAGTTATATCGGGTTCCTGTTTGGAGGCGCCAACCTTTTGTTTGCCATTAGAGCACTGCGATTACTAAGAGTATTCAGAGTACTAAAAATTACCCGTTATGTTGGGGAATCTCAGAAGCTGGTCTCTGCATTAAAGAATTCCAAAGCGAAAATTCTTGTCTTTTTATTCGCGGTTTTAATCATTTGTATTATCGCCGGGACCTTAATGCACCTTGTTGAAGGCGAGAATGGCGGATTCAATAATATCCCTCTTTCAATTTACTGGTGTATCGTAACATTAACTACGGTTGGATTTGGTGATATAGCCCCGGTCACGCCGGTGGGCAGATTGATCGCTTCAGTAATCATGATCACGGGATACGGAATAATTGCAGTTCCTACGGGCATTGTGAGCGCAGAATATAGCAAGGCAACCGATGCTCCAAAAAATACTCAGGCTTGTCCCAATTGCAATGAAACAAAGCACTTGGATGACGCTGAATACTGTCATAGTTGTGGATACGAATTAAATGACTAA
- the miaA gene encoding tRNA (adenosine(37)-N6)-dimethylallyltransferase MiaA, producing the protein MTKTLINIVGPTAIGKTALSIKIANLFKTEVLSADSRQFYKEMSIGTAVPEPEELAAAQHHFIQHRSITEDYNVGDFEREAHTKLDELFEKHDVVVMVGGSGLYTKAVVEGLDHFPEIDSNIRIKLNEELSKHGLQSLQQKLQKMDPEYYAVADIQNPHRLIRALEICIGTGKAFSSFLKKKKNARNFETISIGLTAEREEIYDRINQRVDLMIENGLVDEARQIYPSRKYNALNTVGYKEMFAYFDDQWDLETAVGEIKKNTRRFAKRQLTWFRKDETITWFDRTTIFELIATHLREKINS; encoded by the coding sequence ATGACTAAGACACTTATCAATATTGTGGGTCCTACTGCTATTGGGAAAACTGCACTCTCGATCAAAATTGCGAACCTTTTCAAAACTGAAGTCTTATCAGCAGATTCACGGCAATTCTATAAAGAAATGTCGATTGGAACGGCAGTGCCCGAACCGGAAGAACTCGCAGCAGCTCAGCATCATTTTATTCAGCACAGATCAATTACTGAAGATTACAATGTTGGAGATTTTGAAAGGGAAGCACATACAAAACTAGATGAACTTTTCGAAAAACATGATGTGGTGGTAATGGTAGGCGGCAGCGGATTGTACACCAAAGCTGTGGTGGAAGGTCTCGATCATTTCCCAGAAATAGATAGCAATATTCGTATAAAACTGAATGAAGAATTGTCAAAACACGGTCTGCAATCACTTCAGCAAAAGCTACAGAAGATGGATCCGGAATATTATGCAGTAGCCGATATTCAAAATCCACATCGCCTTATTCGTGCTCTAGAAATTTGCATAGGCACCGGTAAAGCTTTTTCATCTTTTCTAAAGAAGAAAAAGAACGCCAGAAATTTTGAGACAATTTCTATTGGTTTAACTGCCGAAAGAGAAGAAATATATGACCGTATCAACCAAAGGGTGGACCTTATGATCGAAAATGGTTTAGTAGACGAGGCCAGACAAATATATCCTTCCAGAAAATACAATGCATTGAACACGGTTGGCTACAAAGAGATGTTCGCATACTTTGATGATCAATGGGATTTGGAAACTGCCGTTGGTGAGATCAAAAAAAATACGCGAAGGTTTGCAAAAAGACAATTAACCTGGTTTAGAAAAGATGAAACTATTACCTGGTTTGATCGGACTACAATTTTCGAATTGATTGCCACACACCTGCGGGAAAAGATCAATTCTTAA
- a CDS encoding HYR domain-containing protein, which produces MDTDEIPISIDLSPDNFLYILTFGNGIQKRNSDGTIVTSNFITGLSSPLDFVIDNEGFFYVADYSEDGSCSENGKIRIFNPDGSFDRIIYTGFYRPLGIDVDSDSNLYVAEYNPPGNGCEGDELSRVSIYNQNGIRIAQNRNVERPYRIAVSAEKNVYLSQEGAGDPAVLTLDSNLDITGLLPNIQSPGSINIDLFGFIHVIEYAGRIDFSQFINFENLSFGEIQDIAEEIDDGIDDNSYFIRIYDQAENFERKVTEKIEFPVDLAFGNCNRMYVDNAYADGRNTIFGYLPEEFEFDLEIYQRTPVFDNEVPIITCPENLVLEIAEGENEVEVAYSIPIATDQNNVEVELIAGPESGDFRATGIYNVVYEATDLCGNKARCTFKVTVNAPDVQDTPPEFDNCPPNITEENDPGECGAVVTFVSPTASDESGSLTVTRIDNSGLNSGDLFPVGTTTITFQADDGANDPVECSFDIIVQDTEGPDLLSCPSNINETVPFGETGKVIDYENPTFDDNCPGTTSIQTAGLPSGSEFPVGSTTNTFVITDKNENAETCSFTVTITEEPEDTPPEFDNCPTQDIEVANDPGECGAVVTFFSPTASDANGNVEVTRIDENTDLVSGSLFPVGTTTIIFQANDGTNDPVTCSFDIVVQDTEAPILTCVPDITAQATPGSDSKTINFSLPTVRDLCDGVLQSRVSEGSLISGSNFPIGSTDVVFEATDSNGNVGFCTLNVNILPPNFAPSIECPDDISINNDSGICGAIVEFGEPTMTDPEGDDLTITRTDNLDLDSGDVFPVGITTIAYEVADGFNDPVSCSFTITVENTEQPNFTFCPNDISELLEASESGKIITFDLPQFEDNCSEAELFQTAGSSSGEFFELGETEVRFELRVNNTVVEQCSFSVNLVRQTATYQCIESITVNLGEDSQNSPVTEIPTSEFILSDSSNLDFELNVQQFTCEDIGTFDLPIRATDRETGENFSCIVEATVKDVGAPLIICPADIQQRVIPAVGDFVLPQVTDRFTVTDNCTAFEDLEIVQNPQAGTTYSEAGDYIVIITATDSAGNTEECQVTYRLTLDEEPEEFALNCPQNESVIKADDNCEYIVPDFSNTIIYSPANATFSQSIPAGTRIEQSTSIEITASFEGESDSCTFELVLKDNTSPMLSCPDDRMIVVAEGESVEIQDYRGELEVSDNCGLAEIIQDPAPGTQISEDTEVSFIAFDTSNTNNASECSFMLTLAVDTEGNDIPIANEDFYSIPVNTTLNISVEEGVLANDMDADGDELTATLVEDVTNGTLQLNPDGSFVYTPNDGFIGDDTFVYYVFDGFTEVETTVTISVVPVDTGGFQCVESYVLELDENGIAKLQITELYTGDASGVSFSLDKENFDCDDLGANQVILSYSGDENGSCDISIEVVDRIKPEIEIQNIGIDLNFSGTATITPRDVLVNFSDNCDNNLSYELSRSTFSCKDLGWNEINVIATDTSGNSSTTSVEVQVFAESGICDDTTEGSEYIFIYPNPNRGSFKVATPADVTISRIEVFDHRGRFITGKDYPANALEYAISTGPLQEAVYVVKMITNEGEKTKRFIIKN; this is translated from the coding sequence TTGGATACGGATGAAATTCCTATTAGTATTGATTTGTCACCCGATAACTTTCTTTACATTCTAACCTTCGGAAATGGAATTCAGAAAAGAAATTCCGATGGTACAATCGTTACATCTAATTTCATAACCGGACTTAGTAGTCCGCTGGATTTCGTAATTGATAACGAAGGTTTTTTTTACGTTGCAGATTATTCTGAAGATGGTTCTTGTTCGGAAAATGGTAAAATAAGAATCTTCAACCCTGATGGCTCTTTCGATAGAATTATATACACTGGATTTTATCGGCCACTAGGAATTGATGTTGATAGTGACAGTAATTTATATGTGGCTGAATATAATCCTCCCGGTAATGGTTGTGAAGGTGATGAACTTAGCAGAGTAAGCATCTACAATCAAAATGGGATTAGAATTGCACAGAATAGAAATGTTGAACGACCATATAGAATTGCTGTTAGTGCAGAAAAGAATGTTTATTTAAGTCAGGAAGGTGCAGGTGATCCCGCAGTTCTTACTTTAGATAGCAATTTGGATATAACTGGTTTGTTACCGAATATTCAATCTCCCGGAAGTATAAATATAGATTTATTTGGCTTTATACATGTAATAGAGTATGCAGGTAGAATTGATTTCAGTCAATTTATAAATTTTGAAAATTTAAGTTTTGGAGAAATTCAGGATATCGCTGAAGAGATAGATGATGGGATAGATGATAATTCATATTTCATCAGAATATATGATCAGGCTGAGAATTTTGAGAGAAAAGTAACTGAAAAGATTGAATTTCCCGTTGATCTTGCTTTTGGGAATTGTAACCGGATGTATGTAGACAATGCGTATGCTGATGGTAGAAATACAATCTTTGGATATCTTCCGGAAGAATTTGAATTCGATCTTGAGATATACCAAAGAACCCCTGTATTTGACAATGAAGTTCCAATAATTACATGTCCTGAAAATTTAGTATTGGAAATTGCTGAGGGAGAAAATGAGGTTGAGGTTGCTTATTCTATACCAATTGCTACAGATCAAAATAATGTTGAAGTAGAACTTATTGCCGGGCCAGAATCGGGTGATTTTAGGGCTACAGGTATTTACAATGTCGTTTATGAAGCTACAGATCTTTGCGGCAATAAAGCTAGGTGTACTTTTAAGGTCACAGTAAATGCACCAGATGTACAAGACACACCACCAGAATTCGACAATTGCCCACCAAATATTACTGAAGAAAATGATCCCGGAGAATGTGGAGCCGTAGTAACATTTGTTAGTCCAACGGCAAGTGATGAGAGTGGATCTTTAACGGTAACAAGGATTGATAATTCTGGATTGAATTCCGGAGATCTATTTCCCGTTGGAACTACAACTATTACCTTCCAGGCAGATGATGGAGCGAACGATCCGGTCGAATGCAGTTTTGATATTATAGTTCAGGATACTGAAGGTCCTGATTTGCTAAGCTGTCCATCAAATATTAATGAAACTGTTCCTTTTGGGGAGACTGGAAAAGTTATTGATTACGAAAATCCAACCTTTGATGATAATTGTCCCGGAACGACTAGCATACAAACTGCAGGTCTACCATCAGGTTCTGAGTTTCCAGTAGGCTCTACTACAAATACTTTCGTAATCACAGATAAGAATGAGAATGCTGAAACTTGTAGTTTTACAGTTACGATCACCGAGGAACCAGAAGATACACCACCAGAATTTGACAATTGCCCAACCCAAGATATTGAAGTAGCCAATGATCCCGGTGAATGTGGAGCCGTAGTAACATTTTTTAGTCCAACGGCAAGTGATGCAAATGGAAATGTAGAAGTCACAAGAATCGATGAAAATACAGATCTAGTTTCCGGAAGTTTATTCCCCGTTGGAACCACAACGATTATTTTTCAGGCAAATGATGGAACAAACGATCCCGTTACCTGCAGTTTTGATATCGTAGTTCAGGATACTGAAGCTCCAATATTAACTTGCGTACCAGACATTACTGCTCAGGCAACACCTGGATCTGATTCAAAAACTATAAATTTCTCGCTACCTACAGTTCGAGATTTATGTGATGGGGTTTTACAATCCAGGGTTTCTGAGGGAAGCTTGATATCTGGAAGCAATTTCCCGATTGGTTCTACTGATGTAGTTTTTGAGGCAACCGATTCCAACGGTAATGTTGGCTTCTGTACTTTAAATGTCAATATTCTTCCTCCCAATTTTGCACCTTCAATAGAATGTCCTGATGATATTTCCATTAACAATGACAGCGGAATTTGCGGAGCAATAGTAGAATTTGGAGAACCGACTATGACCGATCCTGAAGGTGACGATCTTACAATTACCCGTACCGATAATTTAGATCTTGATTCAGGCGATGTGTTTCCAGTAGGCATCACCACGATTGCTTATGAGGTTGCCGATGGATTTAATGATCCCGTCTCCTGTAGCTTCACAATTACTGTTGAAAATACAGAACAACCTAATTTCACTTTCTGTCCCAATGATATTTCAGAGTTACTGGAAGCTTCAGAATCTGGAAAGATCATCACGTTTGATCTTCCGCAATTTGAGGATAACTGTTCAGAAGCAGAATTGTTTCAAACTGCAGGTTCTTCATCTGGAGAGTTTTTTGAGCTTGGTGAAACTGAAGTCCGATTTGAGTTGCGGGTGAATAATACGGTGGTAGAGCAGTGCTCCTTTTCGGTTAATCTAGTCCGCCAGACAGCGACCTATCAATGCATCGAATCGATCACGGTAAACCTTGGCGAAGACTCTCAGAATTCACCGGTGACAGAAATACCAACTTCAGAATTTATTTTGTCTGATAGCTCTAACCTTGATTTTGAACTAAATGTTCAGCAATTCACTTGCGAGGATATTGGGACTTTTGACCTGCCTATTCGAGCTACAGATAGGGAGACGGGAGAAAATTTTTCATGTATTGTAGAAGCAACCGTCAAGGATGTTGGCGCACCACTTATTATTTGTCCGGCAGATATTCAGCAACGGGTAATACCTGCAGTAGGTGATTTCGTATTACCTCAGGTAACCGATCGCTTTACTGTTACCGATAATTGTACCGCTTTTGAAGATCTGGAAATCGTTCAGAATCCGCAGGCGGGTACTACATATTCAGAAGCAGGGGATTATATAGTGATAATCACGGCTACCGATTCTGCTGGAAATACTGAAGAGTGCCAGGTAACCTACAGATTGACCCTGGACGAAGAGCCCGAAGAATTTGCGCTTAACTGTCCGCAAAATGAAAGTGTGATCAAAGCTGATGATAACTGTGAATATATAGTACCTGATTTTTCAAATACTATCATTTACTCACCTGCTAATGCAACTTTCTCCCAATCTATACCAGCAGGAACGAGAATAGAACAATCAACGAGCATTGAAATTACCGCAAGTTTTGAAGGAGAATCAGACTCCTGTACTTTCGAACTCGTTCTAAAAGACAATACTTCGCCCATGCTTAGTTGTCCTGATGATCGAATGATAGTAGTTGCAGAGGGTGAAAGTGTTGAAATCCAGGACTATCGAGGGGAATTGGAGGTAAGTGACAATTGCGGACTGGCGGAGATCATTCAGGATCCGGCACCTGGTACGCAAATTTCAGAAGATACCGAGGTGAGTTTTATAGCTTTTGATACCTCTAACACTAACAATGCTTCAGAATGTAGTTTCATGCTGACCTTAGCAGTCGATACTGAAGGAAACGATATTCCTATTGCGAATGAAGATTTCTATTCCATACCCGTCAATACAACCTTAAATATTTCTGTGGAAGAAGGAGTTCTGGCGAATGATATGGATGCAGATGGAGATGAGCTTACGGCAACGCTTGTTGAAGATGTAACCAATGGAACGCTTCAGTTAAATCCTGATGGGTCTTTTGTCTATACTCCAAATGACGGATTTATTGGTGACGACACTTTTGTATACTATGTTTTCGATGGTTTTACTGAAGTTGAAACGACGGTTACTATTAGTGTAGTGCCAGTAGACACCGGAGGATTTCAGTGTGTGGAGTCTTATGTTCTCGAACTGGATGAAAACGGGATAGCTAAGCTCCAGATTACTGAATTGTACACTGGTGATGCCTCAGGAGTCAGTTTTAGCCTAGATAAGGAGAATTTCGACTGTGACGACCTTGGAGCTAATCAGGTTATATTAAGCTATTCAGGAGATGAAAATGGTTCCTGTGACATAAGTATCGAAGTGGTTGATCGAATCAAACCCGAAATTGAAATTCAGAATATCGGTATCGATCTTAATTTTTCCGGAACTGCAACTATTACTCCGCGGGACGTACTTGTCAATTTCAGCGATAACTGTGACAACAATCTTAGCTATGAATTAAGCCGAAGTACTTTTAGTTGCAAGGACCTTGGATGGAATGAGATTAACGTGATCGCAACAGATACCAGCGGAAACTCCAGTACAACTTCTGTAGAAGTACAGGTTTTTGCTGAAAGCGGAATTTGCGATGACACTACAGAAGGTTCAGAATACATCTTTATATATCCCAACCCAAATCGTGGTAGTTTTAAAGTAGCAACCCCAGCTGATGTGACTATTTCCAGAATTGAAGTTTTCGATCACCGTGGAAGATTTATTACCGGTAAGGATTATCCGGCTAATGCACTGGAATATGCAATTAGTACCGGCCCTTTGCAGGAAGCGGTATACGTGGTAAAAATGATCACCAACGAAGGTGAGAAGACAAAGCGTTTTATTATTAAGAATTGA
- a CDS encoding response regulator transcription factor — protein METENKKILLVEDDPNFGTVLKDYLAMNDYEVTHAKNGMEGFEKFKKDDFDLCILDVMMPYKDGFTLAKEIREKNEEVPIIFLTAKAMKEDVLKGYKVGADDYLNKPFDSEVLLMKIKAIMQRKATDSVADSKQFEFEIGGFHLNSKLRFLTFRDEEPQKLSPKENELLRLLALHENDLMPRELALTKIWRDDNYFTSRSMDVYIAKLRKYLKKDENVEILNIHGEGFRLVIKNKEETEA, from the coding sequence ATGGAAACTGAAAACAAAAAAATTCTATTAGTAGAGGATGATCCAAATTTTGGAACTGTCCTTAAAGATTACCTTGCGATGAACGATTACGAGGTAACTCACGCCAAAAATGGTATGGAAGGATTCGAAAAATTCAAAAAAGATGATTTCGACCTTTGTATTCTTGATGTGATGATGCCTTATAAAGATGGTTTTACTCTTGCTAAGGAGATTCGTGAGAAGAACGAAGAAGTGCCGATCATCTTTTTAACGGCTAAAGCCATGAAAGAAGATGTATTGAAAGGTTATAAGGTTGGAGCAGATGATTACCTGAACAAACCTTTTGATTCTGAAGTACTTTTAATGAAGATCAAGGCGATCATGCAGCGTAAGGCTACCGATAGCGTTGCAGATTCCAAGCAATTTGAATTCGAAATTGGTGGTTTCCACCTGAATTCAAAACTTAGATTCTTAACTTTTAGAGATGAAGAGCCTCAGAAGCTTTCTCCAAAAGAAAACGAATTATTGAGACTACTTGCTCTGCATGAGAATGACCTGATGCCTAGAGAGCTAGCCTTGACTAAGATATGGAGAGACGATAACTACTTTACTTCCAGAAGTATGGATGTTTATATCGCCAAATTAAGAAAGTATCTAAAGAAAGATGAAAATGTGGAAATTCTGAATATCCACGGTGAAGGTTTTAGACTTGTTATTAAAAACAAAGAAGAGACCGAAGCATAA